The Onychomys torridus chromosome 12, mOncTor1.1, whole genome shotgun sequence genomic interval ATGCGCTGTTCAGAAAAGTATTCTAAGTttttcacatatatatttttattttaatttatttatgtttatttatttattatacttcattttatttcaaatttatttttcagagtaAACTTTAGAGTTGGCACTCATTATAGGTAGCTTCCTTCCATAAATAAACCCATGATTTTATGACAGAatattgtaataaataaatgtggcCAGCTAGCTCCAAGTAAATCCTACAGAGAAACATACAGTCATAAACATCTCATACGTCATTTGCCTGCACCAGAGTACACTACACTATCATTCGAATAATGAGCAAGAGGAATCAGAGTGGCTGGTCTCACTGAAATGGGGTTAGAATCTGGATTTATCTTCATCAAAGTATTTGCCCCTCTGAAGAATCTTTCCTATCTAAAAAAGCACAACACAAATATATAGCAGACAGCTTCCCAGTAGAACTCATATTCTTATCTTCCTCTTATCAAATATcagataaaagaaatttaaatttatttttgtaacaaAACTCATATATTTTTCTCTGGGAAATGGTGAGATTTTATTCCTCATTTACATTAGCAAATGCATAACCAGAGGTGAAAGAAATCCATGAAATACCCATTTTTCCGGCTGATGGGTAACTAAACTTGTTCATTACAAGAAATTTGGCCAATTTCATAAGGCTGCAGGCCAACAGAAGTAGCAATGTGGACTAGTTGATACCACTGACCCTAACTTTTAGTTTTCCATTATCGTATGCTTAATATTTCTGGATGCTGATCATTTGTAAGAATACAACTAATTTGCACATCTTCAGATTAGGAAGAAAACATGATATGGATTTGTCAAATATTGGTTATTTTGAATAGATGttcaacattattttattttaacattacaTTTCTTATCAttgaaacaataaaaagataTATCTTTAGCTAAACAAAATGTGTTTACTACTCCTGTGTGTCTGAAGTTGTATATGAAAGTACACAGAATTTTAatgtcttgaatttttaaaataatgtttttatttattctttgaaaatttcatacactatattttaatcatatttatatGCCTCCCCCCAATTTTCCCACACCCTCTCCCCCTAACCACCCAACTTTATAGTCTCTTTCATTCTCTTAAAAAtcctgtattgtgtgtgtgtgtgtgtctgtgtgtgtgtgtgtgtgtgtgtgtgtgtgtatactcatgcTACTGTCATTGCTATTGACCACCATACCTTGATCacaagaccctattgctgaagataccacagaCATTGGTTATAGAACATGGAGAGAGAAAATTGGTTCTGACCAGGAAGTTTTTTTCCTCCTGGCAAGAGCTCACAGTACTGGGTCGTTCTATGTCTTTAATATTCATACCCAATATGGGATAGAGAAAGAATCTTTAATATTCTTACCCAGTTATGAACCCTGTGAACTGTAATAATGGCTGGTGTGGCAAGTTATGCTCATGAGTacaataatggcacaaatgttACAGAGGTAACCAACCACTCACTTTGTGATAGAATTAAAACCCATTCTACACCAGGAAACAGATACCTAATACTATACATTTGGCTAAGAACTCATGGTTAGGAAGCTAACAGGTCCCAGGGATGAGCCTAATACTACTTTCTGCTAAATGGACTCCttgaatttgtatttctctaCCATCAACAGATTCGTATAGCTCTCATATCTCATCAGAGGTTTTTCTGTATTCAATGGTCAATTTCTGCATTGTAGTCAACCAGTCAAGGTACACAAAAATGATCAGTGGAGTGGCTCAGCCAGAAACAGCACATTCATATTAACAAACCTCACTCCAAGTTTCAGGGGACATAGGCAAAGAATAGGTGGAAAGATTGTTGGAGCCAGAGTTCAGAGAGATTTTGAGAGAAACTGTGTTTTTGGACATGACAAGACCCTCTAATTAATGAGCTGCCAAAAGCTGTTGTTGCCTCCACAAGATCAAGCTAGTCATCATCCCACCAAAATGTGTGAGACCATGAATAGGGAAGGAGATCATGAGTCCCATGTCTAACTGAGAAGCTATGGGTAGATTATGGCTTCTAAGAAAgagggatttattgtttttaagGGTTTGGTTCTTGGTAAATCAATCTTGCTATATTGGCCCCATACCCAAAGtagagaaacaacaaaaattttagtCTCtgggataattttttaaaaattgggaatTATGGAGTTGAATGGTTCTGGGAGGATTTAATACAACTAGTTGgaatgagtatgatcaaaatacattgaaagAATCTATCAAAAAAGTAATACAAATATGTTGTTAAAAACATTCCTATAAATTCAGTGCCATGGTTTACTAGTAggtttatgtgtatacataattATCACAATATATAAAGTATAGTGTATATGTTGTATAGTGCAGTATTTAATTCACAGGCAGTTGAGGAAAACTACAAAATGCTACTATGATATTTGTACTTCATCATGTGACTCATttcctatgtgtgtgtatttgggaaatttgtttatttgcacatatgcagaggtcagaggaagacaTTAATAACCATACCTTTTTactctctgcctttttctcttgaaacagggtttctcacagAACCAGAAGCTTACATTTCCTTGTtatgcttggttttgttttgtttggttttgttttgttttgtttggtttggtttggtttggctagGCAGGTTGACCAGcaagatcagtggttctcaacctttccaaTGCTTCTgtcctttaatacacttccttgTGTTcaggtgaccctcaaccataaaattgctTTCATTGCCACATAACTGTAATtctactactgttatgaatcatgatgtaaatacctgtgttttttgatggtcttaggtgacccttgtgagtAATTTAACCCTCCAAAGGAGCCGggacccacaggatgagaaccactgctctcaaGCCTCTCTTCAGACCGCCTCTTACCCCATCACTGTGACTACAGGTATGTGCCCCTGCACCTGGATTTTATGTAGTTCTTAGTGATTGAAACTGAGGTCTCAATAGTTGTGCAATGGACTCTTTTACCCACCTCAACTACTGAGACATTGACTCAGCCCCTCATGTCGTATTTTAGAATTCTTTCCTGTGTAAGCTGATGTCAGTGTCAACACTGAACCGAGTTTGTCTAGTATATTACAAACACATTACAAAATGCATTAATATAAGAGTCTCATACacaatgtaagttaggataatTTATTACAAAGGATCAAAATAGCTCTACATTTAAGCCATGACAGGAGAGAAACAAGGGAACATAATATGGAGAATTATAAGATGGTGCGCATTCTTAAAGTCTTAGCTCTTCATTTGTTTCCCTCTTGACTTGGTTCACAGCATATTTGCTTAATGTAGTCCTTATACGAGGTTGGGGTAATGTTCTTATATTTGAGATTCTGGTTCCTCAGGAAAGCATTTCAGTAGAAGCGGGAGAATCCAAATCCTCCATAGTAAAGTGGGCGGCGGTAGCCATAACCATAGCCTCCATAACCAGAGCCATATCCATAGCCTCcaaagccacagccacagccatagCCATAACCTAGGTTCCCAAAACCTCGGTAGCCATAGCCCAGGCCTCCATAGTAACTGCCGTAGTAGCTCATGATGTCAAGAGTGGTAGTTTTGGTTTGCTGTTCAAGGATGGATCTTGAGTGTGAGCATTATCCCGTGCAGAAGGTTTTTATACTCTAGCAGGAGCAGGTGACAAGTCATGTGCATACCCTTCCCTTGTGTCACTATAGATGTTTCTTGCAGTGTAGCAACTCATTGCTCTGCTATCTTCTCCTGACATGCAGAGGCCCTCATGCTCATTAAAATACTTGACATTGCTTAATGCTCTATTTAGAATGTCCTTGAACTTATTGGTTTGCTTTCATGAGAAGAAATGGTTGACTAGCCAAAATTCACACACACCAAACCCTGAATAAAATGGCTTATTACCAAGGGTATTACATCATCTACATGGGGTGGGAATATTTTGATACAAAATTAGGCATTTCTGCTCTGTTACCTCTCAAATTGATAACTTCATCTCCAACCATACCCATGGCTATTTGTTTAGCATGCAGTTGTCAAATCCATACTTATCACAAAGCATTCTCCCCAGGCCAACAAAGGTTCTCTTAATCCTGAATGAGACAAAAATCAATGTTTAATGATTTGTTTGTTGAAATTTACTTATTGTATGTGATGATTTGTAAAAATGATTTATCAAAAATGGTTGATTAAAACTGAAACAACATacagaaatctcaaaacaataaaccacttaaaattaaatttggttcaaaaagaaaacttttataaaagaaaattacaggttagcattgctttcatgataaatgttataaaatatgtaatttagaGAAAGAACATTAATTATTCACAAAATGTTTCAGTTAAAAATAGCAATATATAAATTAACTATGCAAGATAAAATTGAAGTCTAAAATACAAATTTATCACTGAATATGGTATCAGATAATACAACTTCAGATAATTATAGTAAAGGATTTGTGAGAGTTGTGGTTTAATAATTGTTCATTTTTTCAAGAAGGCCATTAAAATGGGAACACATCATTCCATGAACTGTTGAAAAAAATGTCAAACTCTctgaataaataagtagatgataTTATGTATATCTTACATTGAGACAGCTAGTTAAAGGAGAATAAGTACTAAGGACTCCCTAGTAACATTACTAGACTTTGGTTCAGTGTTACAATATGATGCTTCATTGAGCTACTTGAtatacatttccttataattagTTAGAATGATCTTGATATTAGCTAGAGGTCACATGGccatataaattaattttatgactATTAATAACTAGAAATCAGGGGTTATCAAAAATCATTGCTGTAAAGTAGAGCTCACatcaatataatttttattaagactTTAGCAAGTCTTATGTCATATTAAATGCCTTGTCACCACCTTCAGTGATGATTGATAGGTTTCCAGGGACTGGAAGTCAGTAAATGAGCCACTGGGAAAGACCAGCTGTAGCTCTCTGTCTCTTGAACTTTagctataatatttatttttcattgactTAATAAGAATAAATTGTATCCTCAGAAGAGAAACAATTGCCTTCATCACAAATGCTATAAGAAGAATGAACAATAAGATATATGACTAAAGTTAGGACCACATTGCAATGCCACATTAAACACATTTAATGGAAAATGATTATAGAGATATTTCCCAATGTAAAATATACTGCAGAAATTTCAGATGAAAAATTACTATCTTGAGAGTGAAAGAAGAAATAACTGTTGTGGTAAAATATCCAATATTTATGGAATAACTCTAAATTACTATTGAACAGCTGTATGTACACTGACAGCTCTTAAATCTTATGACAACAAGCTTGTAAAGTGTATAATTCATCTTCTTGGCTCACTGTAAGTGGGAGATGGATTAGATACAATGAAACCTCAGAGACCCTGGATTTTTTCTAATGGATCATTCTCTCAACATTCTTAGATCCTAACTCTGTAGCAGAGACCAAAGGTCCAGTACattccagttttttaaaaaaggtaaaataacAGTTTCCAAAGCACCAAACCCATCTGGTCTGAAGATGCTGTCTTGTTACAGACACAATCATACCATGAGCCACCTAGTTCCCAAAGTCACATCCCAGGTAACCAAGTTTGATGCCAGAATAGCTGAAAGTACATATTTTAGCATATTCCGTGATAATGCGGCCAGTCTTTGACACAtggaatatttatatataataatattctTGAAAATATCAGtaatttattttagcaatatgtgATGATTTGTCCTCAAGTCTACTAAAAGTCATAAACATTGATCAATTGTTTTTTTGTGGTTGTGCTTCTATTTACAACATGTTGATTTTGAGTACAACTTTGGTATCTCTGTCCTTCAGAGCATTCATGTCCTACACTTTTTAAATACTATTCCATGTTTTTTCTCTTGGAGGATACCTCCTACATATTTCTAAATCAAAGGTTACTTCCAAATTTGTCACACTCCACATGTTGAAAGCTTGAGCCAAAGCCGTAATTTGTTTGGATGGGTTCTGGAAACAAAGTTGGAACCCGAAGGAGTCCACTGTGTGCTCAGCTCAGGAGTCCGTAGCCTCTTGCAATCAGGGTTTGTAAATTTGGGCAAAGATCGTCCAAGTTTCCCTCCATGTTGACCAGTACCTAGTGAGAGGCTTTTAGCCTCCTTCAGGGTGCAAGAACCAAATCACGTTGACATACTTCAGGTTCATTCAAATCTGAGTCCTTTTGAATAAggtagagcaaaaaaaaaaaaaaaagaatccacttAAACTGTTCTTCCCTTAATTAGACGAGACCCAATTAAGGAGgcttacattttttatttgatttgcttGCTGAGTTTGCTTTCTGTGAAGCCTACTCTGCCCATAATGAAAAGCGTTGATGCACTCCGTAAATTCAGATGTGAGCTTCCCAGTCAACTCTGCATCAGGCTTCACAGCATAAGCATCACTCTTATTGCATCATCCCAGGTGTGTCCTTCAATCCTGTCCTTTCCTTCTTTATCTTCCACAGAATCAAATGACTCTCTTCCCATTAATGTTCTATGTATTCATATTTGAGTCCTAGAAGGACAAAGTAGGCAAGCAGGGGTACCTAGATACTATAATAATGGAAAATTCCGACAAGCTAGGGATTTCAACCACCATAGCATTCAAACCTGACATAtcatccttctgtttctgtcacGTTGGGAGGCTGGTGAGCAACTTCCCTGCACTTACAGTCCTGTAAAAATACAGCCACATGACCATGTACAACATGAAAGACCTGTAATGAGAAAATGACTACCTcatagatttattgatttatggtTCTGTAATTTTTGTCCTCATTTTTGAATGTGTTCCAACTCACCCGAAATATCTATAGTAAAACCGCGTGGCATGTGATAGCAGCAACAACATCAcacagcttctgcttctgcttctttggTTGCATCATTCTTTCACTCAAGTGCTTCTTTTAACCTTGTGTTATTTCATTGACTGTAACCTCTAAGCATTTGGAATCACTGCCTGTATCATCAGTATGACCATAATATGgccatgaaacaaacaaaaaatcgcTAGGGACTACAGAGTTGAAAAATCTGTGATGGTTATTGTCCAtcattcatttccattttcactATGACAATCTTGAATACCAAtaacaaagaggaagaaaggattaaAGAATTTGCTTCACTGAGAGACAATGAAATTAACAGTTTGATAAAGACTATACCAGGTATGGAGAAATTTCTACTGACCTGGATTGAATGCCATGTGCAGTAACATATCTCTCTCTGTTCCATAATAATCTTGGCCAAGCAAGAATTGGTTGAAATACaattttcaatgttttattgaaaataatttcataacttttcttctccctttcctccctccagcccctcccaagcTACCCTCACTTGAAGTCTTTCCTTGCCCCCCAACTCTCAATTAAGTagtctcttttttattattgttacataatacatgtgtatacaaatatataaataaaacctgcttTGTCTGATTTTCTTGTGCACATATGATTTAAAGGCTAGACATTCTGCATTGGAAAACACATGAGTTGGTTCATCCAGAGAGGACATTAATTCTCTTCCCAAGAGTCATTAATTGCTAGAGTTCTTTGTTTAGTGATGGAACTCCATGACAATTTCCCCCCTCCATGTAAACATGTACATTGATATTTCTGTTCTTGTCTTGTTCATGCAGCCATTTCcaggaaacacatacacaacagaCTTTCTGGCATTTCAGCTcttctgatccttcttcctcGTCTTCTCTGTTGTTCCTTGACCCACAAATGCAGGCATCGTGATGAAGACATATCTATTGGAGTTCTGGACTCCCCATGCTCTgctgatctctgcattgtgtctaCTTATGGTTTTCTGGGGTGGTTGTCACTTACTgtgaagagaagcttctttgatatgTGGTTATAGCTACACTTACCTGCCAGTTAAAAATAAGATTCAGAAATTTACTAGGGGAACTGTTTGTCTATCAAAGTAAcagattcttttctaaggtccaGTCCTTACTAGCCCCAGAaggttggctaggtttccagtatcaggcatggTTTTCCTCTGTGTACTATGTATATGATGTCTTCAGCTATAATGGCCCACTCCTGAGAGGCACCCAAGGGTTATCCCAATAGCCTATGTTAGTTTACCCCAAATCTAAATAGTGTATGTCTCTTAATATGCTGCCTTTTTGGTGCAAGCAAGGACTTGCATCAGGTTCTAAGTTACCCTGTCTGAGGAGGTCCATTTGGCAGGCTGTCcctatcactgaagaaaatgtgatgAAATTTGAGGAGGATTGCAACATCTGAGACTACATCCAGTACCTGCTTGGGGATGAGATGATGTCACCAAAAGTGTTTAAGTGACACCTGGAAGAAAGCATTCAAGAAATTTGTGCACACTTTCAAAGGAATTGGCAAGTGCAAGGAGGCTGAAAAATGAAGAAGTTTGTGACAGAGATGGCAAGCATCTAACCTGGATGTAAATGAGGGTGACATGAAGTGGCTCCACTTAAGGTCCTTTCTGGGGATCTGGCAAAAACACAAGCATAGGTAGCTGAAGAGTATTCAAAAGAAGTTAAAACTGTTGAGAAGAAAAGTCTCCAAATGTGTTCAACAGAAAGGCTTAAGAGAAGTTATTGCAGCCTTAAGAAGGTCCTTCAAGAGCTTGAAAACATGGACCTCAACACTACAATGTGTTAAGTTCCTGAAAGAACTATTTGTGATTTATTATCTGCTTAAAAGCTGAtgtaataatagtagtaataatgaTGTCATAAGCTTGGTGGggcaggtggctcagtgggcagtggtggttgctGCCAAGCCAGATAATCAGAGGTTCAAGCTTAgagcatggtagaaggagagaaccgagtcctacaggttgtcctctgaatgCCACACACATCCTGTGGCATGGGTGTCCCCTTCCACGGCACtgatatacacacaaaattaaagaagGTATGTAATAAcatgtgtaattttattttataattaatttaattttacatattagctatggattcccctgtcctccctccccccaccccacccagccttccccccatTTCTCCCttaattcccacctcctccaaggcaaggtctcccctggggattcagcatggcctggtacattcagatgaggcaggtccagtccccttctccctacaccaaggctgagcaaaatgtctcagcatagtccttaggttccagaaagccagctcatgcactaaggacaggtcctggctccactgcctgggggcctcccaaacaattcaagctaaacaactgtctcacttatccagaggacctgatccagttccatggtggctcctcagctattggttcatagttcatgtgtttccactagtttggctatttgtccctgtgctttttccaatcatggtcttaatatctcttgctcatacaatccctcctctctctcgccaattggactcctccctgcccccacacacatatgtaataacatttaaaatggaattttagaaaaaaaacaaaccagacaaACTACCAGAAGAGATTCTGAAAATAGTGGCATCCCTTTGACCAGAGCCTCAGGTACTTCAGGTGCACTCCAGAAGAAGCCATTGTTACCACAGGACATGTCACCTTCCTTGTGTCATTGCCCCTGAGGACCCTTGAGTGAGGCAGATTAGTTGGAAAGTGATTACCATAACCTGGAAGATGTAGGCTTAAAACCCCATGTCAGGATCTTAGCTCTAAGCTAAAAAAGAAAGATTCAACTCCCACCTAGataagaggtgagtgcctggggtcacacccaagGGGCCAGCACCTATGTCCCAGCCCGGGGCACCAACCATTCCAGGGAAGATCTGTTCAACATGGCCGCAGGTTCTGGTCATAGAGTAGGAACCCCCAACCCCaatgggaaggttccccctctgcAAGACCCtttggtgaaccctacaaccttcacgccctgtccccacacccatctgccggagatcccagccacttccagagacttagaaaccagccccccagcttctatcctgccctggaactcccatctggaccagaggtgagtgcctggggttatagtcagagaggctcctgcctctaggtcccatccctgggcaccagccatccccagaggacctgctcaacttggccccagtttccggccattcctcaggccccacgggaaggctccccttttctacgactgcaggcagacccagcaatctccacaccctgcccccacacccatttaccTGAGACcttagccacttcctgagactcagagacgagcccccagctcccatccgccccagaactcccatctggaccagagagaccctcctgtggacactacaacctcaacaccttgccctcacacccatctgccggagaccccagccacttccggagacttagaaaccggcctccagcattccatcctgccccagaactcccatctggaccagagagaccctctggtggacactacaacctcaacaccttgccccccacacccatctgccagagaccccagccacttcctgagactcagagaccagctcccatcctaccctggagctcccatctggacaagataaggagatcccagcaacttcctgaaactcaaagaccagacccccccccccccgtccccgcTCCCATCTGCCACAGAACTCCCTTcagtcccagaactcccatctgaaccagagcttccatcctgccttggaactcccatctggacaagaggagctcccatctgaacaagataCCAGAGACCCCaaagacttcctgagactcagagaccagcccacagctcccatcaggccagcactcacatctgaccagagctcccatcggcccagagcttccatctggaccagagagaggcatcctaaatctgtcagctctgtctggaccaagtacactgacaagaccaagaatgaatccacgaggagataggcagacatcaaggcagaagtacatacaacaaaataaagagcaatacagcatcaccagaacctagacctcttccaacagctagacctgaacatcacagaatggaagaagcagaagaaagcaacctaataaataacatcatgaagaagttagagccttatatagaagaaatcaaaaataaagtggaggaacagacaaacaaaaaatgggtagaatgctataaaaaaaaactagaggaaaggacaaataaagcagaagaaaacaataagtccctgaaaggaaatcatgaaaaagcaacaaaacagatgagggaaatagtccaagacctgaaaagggaaacagaaaaaatgaggaagacacaagcagaggaaaTTTTGGAAATAGAtaatctgaataaatgaacaggaacttcagatgcaattataaccaacagaatgtaagagatggaagacaggatctctggtgttgaagatacggtagaagaaatagattcatcaaagaaaacactaacgccaacaaagtcatgacccaaaatgtccaagaaatttgggacaccatgaaaagaccaaacaatagggatagaggaaggagaagaataccaactcaaaggcacagaaaatatatttaacatggtcacagaagaaaactttcccaatttaaagaaggaaatgcctatgaagatacaagaagcctatagaacaccaaacagactagactccccccaaaagtcccctca includes:
- the LOC118593752 gene encoding keratin-associated protein 19-5 produces the protein MSYYGSYYGGLGYGYRGFGNLGYGYGCGCGFGGYGYGSGYGGYGYGYRRPLYYGGFGFSRFY